AGGCCCCCAGCACCCCAAACCGCCTGCCGCAGCAGCCTCCTCCCAACCAGCAGGCAAAGGAACGGGATTCTGGACTTGGTTTCTCTTCTTCAAGGCCACGGACAAGAAATCTATGGTATACTTTCCTCAACTCGGGGCTGGAGACTCAGAAACAAGAGCCACTTGCCCAGCCACAGCCTTCTAGAAAGTCTTGGGGCTGCTTTCCAAGGGTAAGCCCTTCCTGAGGTTGGAAGTGCCCACGAGAAAATGAACAGTGGAAATTATGTGCGCACTTGCTCCGCTACCCAGACCCAGCTGCCCTGGCTCCAGGACTGTACAAAAGGGCAGTCTAGGGGCAGGGAGCACGGCGACTCGCTCTCCGGGCatggggggaagaggagggaaagctgGCTGCCAGCTCTCCGCCCAAGAACTGCTGCCTCAGCTTCTTTTCCCTCCGtatcctctccttcctctccccacagccAGCCTACCAAACACCTGCGTCTCCATTGTCTGGCTTTGGCTTTCTGCCCGTCGGGTGAAAACCACCTGACCTTGAGGCGCGGGGGAGCAGGACTGCCGGGGCGCAGGGAGCGAGTGGGAGAGGACTGCAGGCCCGACTTCCAGGAGAGGGGCGAAGGCTTCCTCCTGTCTCCGCGTGCACAGCGCCAGGGCCCGCGGGAGGAGGAGGCGTTCAAGAGCAAAATACAGGTTTTAAAGGATTGCTGACCTTGTAAATAATGAGATGGGGTTTATTGCCCTTTTCCATCCTAGCTCCCTGTTATCCTTCCACAAGGAGGAACATTATTTTTGATGTCCTGGTTCCCTGGAAAAGGGATCCAAACACATCAGGGCAGAGCAGGCTGCCCTGGCCAGTTAGAGAGAGCTCTGTCCTTTCCCAGCCCTGCACAGCGCCCAGCACAGAACAGCCCCCACGCCTTGCTCCTGCGGCCGCGTGGGAGCCTGTGGCATGGGCTCCGCAGCGCCAGCCTCTCCAGGACGGCTCGCGCCGTAGGCAGAGGTATCCAAGGTCAAAGCCTGGGGAAAATTCAAGGACCCCAGTTCTGCTTCTCTCAACTAGTTACAGAGTGTCAAAAGGCTCTGCACGTCCAGGGTTAGGGTACGGACTCACCAAGTCCTCTGGCACCGGAGGCAGTAACAACACTGTCTACATCAAGGTTTCGCAACCTCGCACCACCGACATTTGGAACCAAATAAttctttgggggcggggggggggggtcggggctgtcctgtgccctgCAGGACGTTTAGCAGCACCCTTGCTGCTCCTCCAGCCACTAGAGGCCAGCAGCGCACACCCTCACCCCAAGCAAGGTCATCGAAAATGTCTCTAGAGATTTCCAAGTGGCCTCTAGGGGACAAAACCACCTtcctgagaaccactggtttagacAAAGCAGCAGACCTTCCACAGCGGGTAAAGAACCGAAGTGAGTTTGGCACAGTCATAACTGCAAAGTTTCCTCTGAGCACAGCAACGAGAGACAGGGAAGTCAGGGGCCATGGGACCCGGGGCGGAAAAGGAGATCCTCCAGGAAAGAGCAAAGCAGGGATTCCTGAAAAGCTGTCACTGGAGAAGACACTTCCTCAGATGGTGCTGGCCTCAGTGGTGCGAAGAATTAGTCAGAAGTCAGAAAGTCCACCCTTCTGGAACCTGCCAGGGAAGACCTAGTCTTCATCTAAATTTGGCTCAAGGATGGCGTCCAAAGACCGTGGGAGTGTCTCTTTAATGAGCCTACATCACAGCTctgcttcctgaaggcaaagtcTGGTCTTTTCCCCCAGGATGtggcaaggcagagggaggaagagtcaCTTCCACTGCCTGCTTAGAGTTCTGTTCCTCGCCCAGCCCCCAAAAAAGCCCATACAAAAtttcattcaaaaaagaaattgaacaacATTAAATACTGTAAAAAGGCAAAGTAGGCAGGCTCTGCTGTATAAAAAAGAACAGTctgaatgagagaaagaaggcaTAAAATGTGTGAAGAAGAAACGAGATGTGTGAGCTAAGagctttataaaacaaaatttgtaaaGTCTGTATATTCTCTTACACACCCCACCCCTCAAAATAAGCCCGTAACCAAACCCCACACAAAGGCCCACAGTAGGACTCCCTCATCGACGTCCTATCACTGCACTTTcttaagaaataacaaaatttgtaAAGCCTCCCCCAATAAGTCCAACATATCAAAAACTGTTTTTCATAAAGATGAGAAGTTCAAGGCACTATGTCTCTTTGGGATACAAGAAGAGTATATtgcagttaaaaacaaaatataaaattttctttgcaaaagaaagaaaaaagttcttttgaTCTCCTTGAATGCAGCGCACACAAAAAGGGACGGCTGCCCCGGGTGCCCGGCTCCCCGGGgaatggaggaagaagcagagagcaggAGTGCAGAGCTTTCGTTCTCCAGGTCCAGGCCTGTGAAAAACGCTGCCCATGCGTTAGTCCTTCGCAGGGCCCACGGCAGGGCCCACGGCGGGTCAGCCCTCCGGAGTTCGGGAGCATCAGCCTCTCCAACGATCCGTCTGCCCAGGCACACCTCAGGGACCTTGCGGGCTCGGCTCCAGAGCGCTGCAACGAAGCAAACGTCACAATCAAGTCAGATGAACTTTCCGGTTCCCCAGTGCACACAAAGTATGCTTACACTATGCTGTAGCCTATTAAGTGTGCGACAGcagtaggtttaaaaaaataacatgcagACCTCAATTCACAAATACTTTATTGCAGAAACTGTGAACTATCACCTGAACTTTCAGCAAGTCagtcactgatcacagatcaccacgaatgcaataaaaaaatctgacatatattttttaagattttatttatttgagagagagagagagcagggggaggggcagagggagaactgactccccactgagcagggagccggatgtggggttcgatcccaggatcctgagatcagaacctgagctgaagatcatgacgcttaaccgactgagccgcctaGGCGCCCCAGAATTTGACATATTTTGAGAATCAcccaaatgtgacacagagacacgaagtgagtAAATGCCACTGGCACTGACAGACTTGCTCAAAGCAGGAAAAGCAGGgctgccacaaaccttcaatttgttttttaaaaaaaaaaaaggcaatatttGCAAAGCTCAGTAAAGTAAAGCACAAGAAAAAGAGGGATGCCTGTAGTTtgcagagatggggagggaaCCCCGGAGGAGGCGGAACCGGGGGCGGGGCACGACCACAAGGAACCGTCTGGCGTCGGCGGCGTCCGCGGCGGCTCTTACCGCGGCTACTTGCTGAACTGGAACGAGTAGAGCCCGTGGTCCGAGGCGGCGTCCACCGGCACCTGAGTCTGCGGGCCGCCGCTCTCCTGCAGCACAGCCGAGGCGGGGGTCAGCCGGGCGCTCCTCTCGTCCCTTCCCACCGACGCGGCAGCCGCCCGGCGGGGCGCGCCCCCGGCCCGCCGGCTCCCACCCCCCCGCGCGAGGGCGCGCACGCGCACGGCATCACCGCCCCGACACGCCAGCCCGCACCGGCACCACGGGCCGCCTGGCCGCAGGTGCGGAAGGGCCTCGTTCAAGGACACGCCAAGGACACAGTCGAGGTCGTTCCGTCCTGCCTTCATTCGCGTACCTGCCCGCTGACTGCGAGCACAGCGGGCACCCCCGTCAGAGGAAGACCCCGATGGGGCTACCTCCGCTCACTCTCCTAGCTCCGTCCGGGGACGAGCAAGCGCTTACCTCGGCGGCGACAGCGGAAGGAGGCACGGGGGTGTACGGGGACAGGTAAGCTCCCGGCACGGGGGCGGCCGCCGGCACGTACTGGAAAGCAAGCCATCCACGGCTCAGGGCGGTGGTGGGACCCCGGCCACGCCGACAGCACCCCCGGCAGCCTAGCTTGCATCCCCAGAGAGGCGAGTTTCATCGCCTTCCCCAGAGAGCCGCCGGGCTCCGAAGCACGCGGGCTGCGGGCTTCGACACACGTCAGCCTCCGGGGCTtcccgtccgtccgtccgtccgtccgtcctgCCGCTTCCCTCCCAGCCACCGCGGCAGGCCTACGAGGGCCCTGCGGCGCGCGTCCGTTCTTCGCGTCAGCACGGTGTGAGGCTTTCTGGGCAGTGTGTGTGAGCTCCCGGGAAGCTGCGGTGTGGACAGCAGCACTACTGAGTCTCCTGAGCAGGACTCGGGTGGAAGGAGTGAGCTGGGCAGCGGAACGGCCAGACTGTTTACCTATTCTGAGCGCGCCTTCCACGACACTGAGGGGACCGACACCCTCACGCACAAGCTTCTACGCCGAAGAGCACCGCGTAGGTACTCCTCGCTCGCTCCGAGTCTAAAATCAGAACACCCCGCTTTACCGTGCCTGTGCTGCTGAGGGAGAGGTGCCCCAGTTGCTGGGTAAGAGGTCCCATCATGGAGGCCGGCTGCAGAGAAATGGGCTGATCCATCGCTGGCGGCAGCACGGAACCCTGGAGGCAGCAACAAAGGACAGGGTTCGCTGGCGCACCCGGCTAAGCCGCGGGGGTTCACGCCCACCAGGGCCGCGGCAGACAGACGCTTCCAAATCCTGGGAGCTGCCAGGCGAGTAGCAACCCGGCTATGCAACAGAAACAGGTGCTCTGCCATCCGTACGGAGGGCCGCCGCCGGGTTGCACAAGGGACTGAGCCAGAACTCACACCCACATCGTCTATCGTCAGGTgccattgtttttctttacatCGAACTGCCTCTTTGGCTCTTGCCCACGTGTGAACACTCACCGAAGGCTGCATGAGGTAGGACGGGTGGTGCGTCCAAGACGGGTTAGGCACTTGTAGAGGAGACGTCTGAGTTACTCTCTAAGGCGaacaaaagaaacagacacaTCAACTGCCTAGAAACTACTGTTTCTCCCAGTGATCTGATGATGTGCAGCAAAACCCCAAAAAGGCTGGAGTGCCCCCTCACAAAATAGAAACATTaagaataaaatccttaaaaaaatattagcaactcATTGATGtcaacaaataacccaatttaaacaTGGGCAAAAGATAGGAACAGATACTTCTCTAAGAAGAGccacaaatggccagtaagcacatgagaGAGGCTCCCCGTCTTAGTCaccagggaaacgcaaatcaaaaccacgatgagatactaCTTGACACCCACCAGGATGACTGTAGTTAGACGGacagagtaggggcacctggggggctcaggaggttaagtgtccgacttttgatttcggctcaggtcttgcagggtcatgggatccagccccgcatcaggcgcctcagtcagcagggagtctgctggagattctctctccccctctgcctccccctccccaactctctctctttctctctagaaaataaatacatctaaaaaaaaaaaaaaaaaaggacagaataaCAAGTATCATACACCGTGGgcgggaatggaaaatggtgcagcagctctggaaaacagtttggcatttcctcagaaagttaaacacagagctcCTCTGTAACCCAGCAAGTCCACTGGGGGTGTGCGCCCAAGAGAAACTCACACATGTGTTGACACAAAaattgtacacaaatattcaaagcagcattattctAACAGCCAAAAGGTGCAAACAACTCAAAAGGCCATCAACTACTAAGTGGAGAACAAACGGGTATCGTCATACAATGGCAGGTGACtgactcagtcataaaaaagaatcaagtacTGCCACGTGCTGCGACATGGGTAAACCGTGAAAGCCTGCTGAGTGAAAGGACCCCAAGAGATATACCTCATGCTTCCGTTTATACAAAGTATCCAGAGTAGGTAAATCTATAGCCATAGAAAGTatgtcagtggttgccagggggtgggggtgagggagagtggGCAaggactgctaatgggtacacaGCTTCTTCCCgaggtaataaaaatgttctggaattagataatggTAATAGCTACATAACTCTGGAAAATATACTTGAAACTACTGACTTGTATACTTAAagtaggtgaattttatggtatgtgaattatctcaatttttaaaaatttatttattttagattttatttatttattagagagagtacaaacagggggagcagcagagggagaggaagagagagaagcagagtctccgctgagcagggagcctgatgtggggctcaatcccaggaccctgggctcatgacctgaaccgaaggcagatgcttaaccgactgagccccccaggcacccctgaattatctcaattttaaaatgaaaaaaacaaaaaaaagagcaatgagaAGCTAGAAATAAACAAGCAGGTTTATTTCATAAATGTGAAGATTGTTCAAGATCAGAAACTCTATAAACATAAgtcaaaattgaaggaaaaagcCATAATCTAATATGAGATGCCAAAGACATTGATAAAATCCAGCAGCAATTTatggggaaaacaacaacaacaacaaaaaaaaccccagtaaaATAAAGTCTAGAAAGAAACTACTTACATATATTAAAGGCTAGTACCAAAACCTAGCTGTTAACATTAACCcaaacaaagaaatattaaagccACTGCATTTATGATAATAATATGATAGTACGATCAAACAAATACAATTAGATAAGAATACAATTGGcataaaattggaaaggaagagaaaactatGATTTTTGCACTGATGATATAACTATATGCCTAGAACACTTAAGAgactcagtaaaaaaaaaaatgctagtagTAATAAGGACTTGGTACGTTAGCTGCATGCAAGATAGAGGAACAGAAAGCCACAGTTTTTCTTCAGTGTATCCACAGCATCTCAATCTTGGAGGCCATATGCATAATACAGGGACTGGGAAGACCTTTTGAATTAGGAAATTCAAAAGCTTTAGTGGAAAAGCAGACATAtttaactatactcaaattttaaactttgtagtattttttttgtggtgaaaatGAGCGATTCCCCAAGTCTGGTCCCTGGCCTGGCAGCAGGAGCATCGGGAAGGAGAAATACAGATCCTCGCCTCCTAGCCTAGACGTACGGAATCAGAAAGTCTCTGTGTGGTGCCCAATAGTTGGGGTTTGATAAGCTTCCCAAGTGATTCTGACAGACAGCTCAAGTTTGAGGACCACAACCCAGAGTCGACGGGCACAAACTGAATCTGGGAAGAAATATGTGTAAGAAAGGTAacagtcaggggcgcctgggtggcacagcggttaagcgtctgccttcagctcagggcgtgatcccggcgttatgggatcgagccccacatcaggctcctccactatgagcctgcttcttcctctcccaccccccctgcttgtgttccctctctcgctggctgtctctatctctgtcgaataaataaataaaatcttaaaaaaaaaaaaaagaaaggtaacaGTCAGAGGGTGACTCCTTTCATAAGATGCAAATGCTTTTTGCAAGTTGATGGGAAATGAATAACCAAGCAGAAAAATGGGCCGAGCGTATGAAGAGCAGTCAGAGAAGAGTGAATCAAAACAGACACCCATCAAAAGACACGCTTAAACTCAGCTGcaatcagggaagtgcaaattacACCTATGGAGACAGGAAAAACTTACAAAGACCAATGTCACTTATGGCTGGAGGGAAATGGCCCCAGAGAGTGCTAGTGGAAATGTGAGCTCACACAGCCTTTGCGGAAAGTAATTCGGCAACAACTGCACAACTCAAGGTCCAGATATCATCCAACCCAGCACTCCTTGGACTCTAGCCCCCGGAAATAACAGTACTCACATTTACGCACGTAGACATAAGGATCTTTACAtatgcatggttttatttctagGAACTAGAGTCCAAGGAATAGGACTACTAGGTTGAATAATATACGGATGGAAGTATTATTTGTACCAGAAAACCCCTGAAATCCAACTGACAAGCCCTTCACGGAGGAAGGGTAGAAGAATTCTGGTCTCTCTGCAGCATGAAATAGAatgcaactatttaaaaaaaagaaacaaaacaaaaaatctcaaCATTAgctacatcagaatcacctggagggcttgttaaaaaaCTCAGGTTGCTGTGGGGCGGGGAGGCACAGGAGGGTTGAAACaggaggggattaagaggtacagagTAGCAGGCAGAAGATACGTGAGTCACAGGGATGGAAAGCACCCCAGAGGGAAAACAGTCAATACCACTAcaacaactttgtatggtgacagatggtgactacaaaaaaaaaaaaaaaaaaaacaaaaaacagattgcTGGGACCCATCCCCAGAGTTTCTAATTCAGCAAATCTGGGGTGGAATCCAAgaatttatgtttttgaaattcccaggtgatactgCTTGTCCAGGCACCAAACTTTGAGATTCACTGGTTTAAGATACTGTTAAGTGAGAGGAGTGAAgtgtaagaaatatatttaatctggccagatttttgtaaaataaacaatGACTTCCAAAaccatatacatatgtatatatgcacatgaaGAAAAATCTGGAACTTTCTGAAATATATGGAataataggaaattaaaaatataacacaggTTTATTGGTGGGGTGGTAGACGGAGAGTAAGAGGGTGCTAGCACAACAGTCTGTATATATCATGTGATCACATGTTATGCTTTCATGTAAAATTATTTGTGAGCAGTACGTataaggaaaaactaaaaaataaggaGTTTCCAGCCTTCTACTCCTTTACCTGAAGCACAGTGACAGGGAAAACCACCACACCCTTTTGCGGGCACAAACATACCTGATAGGTAGACACAGGAGATGGAAGGTACGGGGAGAGTGCAGACTGAGCAAGCATCCTGTTGGGGGTGATGTTGTAAGGAGCCGGGTAAAACCTGGAGGAAGGAACCTCATCAGTAAGTAAGGAGCCACAGGAAACCACAAGGTAAGGGCCCCACTGACAGACACAGCCACTTCCCACTAACTGCTgtttaaaaatcaagatgaaaCGTCCCAGTGCCTGGACAGGCCGCTGTCATTGTCAGGGAGCCCAATTCTAGAAAACACCCTTACCCATTCTGAAGAGCCGTGGTGGGGTCATAGGTCAAGGCCATACCACCCTATAAAGGAAGAACACAGTGTTCATATTGCGAGCCTTTGGGGGAGAACAGGAGGAAGCCCCGAGTGTCCAGACTGGGATGTATCTGATTCAACAGATTAGAGTGAAGTCTGGACGTCCTACTACATCTGTTCCAGAATTTTTCTGGTTGTGCAGGCTGCAAAATCCCACGGGAGACCTACACTGGTGATCGTGTTAAGCAGCAGGCATCTCTCGGTTACTTACTGTAATTCTCAAGCTTGCCACTTAAACTCACAGAAATCAGGCCATGGTAATTTCCATTCCACGTCAATGTCCCTAGTACTCCTGTCTCCTCAGAGGTCCTCTCACCATATCTCCATTCCTTGGCCAGGCCCGTCCATTTTGCATATATTTCCCTTGATTCTGTCGTTTCTTTGGACCACCATCAGCAAATTTGCAAAGCAAGGGATCAGATGGGGCtgccaagaaagaaagcaaagagacaGCTGAGTCTCACCTCACTTAGTCCACTCACAGTCATGCAAAGCGCCTCCAGAATCTTCACTGGAAGTTAACAACCTACGGCTCCCTCAGCCTGATTCCCAGATGCCTCACCTGGTACTCCAGCAGGTGTCTtaatatattttccattaaagTGGGTGATGATGGCTTCACACTTCTCTGTGGACTCCATCCTAAGGAGCACAAGAGGGGTTAGGCTCTAGCTTCTCCAGGGTCTGTGCTCCCCCTACATTCAAAGAGAAAGCTCTAAGTTCCCAGCCCACAAATGCTCCAAAAGTTGTGACTACAGAAACACAGTTTCCTCCACACAAATCCAAGGTATCTTGAAGAGGCAACCCTAGCTTCTAATGGAAATTCCCTCGACCGACTCCTGTAGGGCTCCTGCAACGGAAAATGAAGCTATGACTATTCCAAAGACACTGACGGATGGCCTACTATTAGGTCTGATTcataaacaagaaacaagaaCACAATAAACAGCGCCTGTCATCACCCTCGTCGTCATCAtcgttatttttttaagtaagttctacgCCCAGTgtagggtttgaactcatgactgagatcaagagtcgctctactcactgagccagccaggtgtcccatgtcaccattactttttattacagAGTTCCTCATGGAAATTGTTCCCTCACTCCAATAAAACTGCACAAGCCAAGAACCTGCCAATGTTTAGTTTTTGCTTCTTATGAAACAAATTGTTATGATTATCAAGGTCTAATTACTACTGATAATATTAAGATTTCATTAAACTGTAGGAGAAAAGAGTAATAAGACAGTTCATGGTCTACAGTGATAGAAACAACAATTTTGGGAACTACGGAGTTAAAGTTATCTGGTTGGGGAAAGACAACTGAGTAAGGAATCAGAAAATCTAGATTCTTGCGCCAGGTCACTACACAAAATTCTGTGAGTCAGGACCCGCACAAAACCCGGCAGACCACCCCTCATTTCTGCCTTAGACGTAACACCCATCTACCCTGCTACAGATCAAATGAGacaatgtatttttatgtgttcTAAAAATTTTAAGGGTCTGTAGGACATAAGTACAGtatcttcccctccttccttattttatttatttattttttaaagattttatttatttacttgagagaaagagagcacatgagagagagcgcacaagctggggggagtggcagagggagagggggaagcagactccccactgagcagggagcccaagagggggctcaatcccaggaccccgggatcataacctaagccaaaggcacatgcttaacccactgagccacccaggcaccccttcctccttccatatttaaataaattctcattATATTTTCTATGCCAATAACCACTAAAAATATGAACCGGTCCTATGAAAGTGGCCACTAAAAAAAGGCCTCAAATGGTACCTTTCAGGGAAAACCCATGAGCCAGGTATCCCAGGGCAGCAGTCTTAGTTGGGTTACTTCTACTCCTTAATCTTCCACGGGGGTGAGCAGGCATGGGGACTTTTAAGAGAATTGCTTGCAGAGCCTCCACTTCCTCATAAGCTCCTTCCTAAAACCGGCTTGAGGACAGCTCGTGCTCCCCGAGGGCCCGGGGCCCTCTCACAGCCACTGCTCTGCCCTTCTTTCGCACGTACCCCAAACTCAACATGACGCAATGATGCctgattttaaagctttttctagttctttcagCAAGCTGGACGACTCAGCAGGTTGTTAACggacacataaaaaaatcaatttt
This Ursus arctos isolate Adak ecotype North America unplaced genomic scaffold, UrsArc2.0 scaffold_21, whole genome shotgun sequence DNA region includes the following protein-coding sequences:
- the RBMS2 gene encoding RNA-binding motif, single-stranded-interacting protein 2 isoform X3, with amino-acid sequence MLLSVTSRPGISTFGYNKNNKKMAPPSPSNSTPNSSSGSNGNDQLSKTNLYIRGLQPGTTDQDLVKLCQSYGKIVSTKAILDKSTNKCKGYGFVDFDSPSAAQKAVTALKASGVQAQMAKQQEQDPTNLYISNLPLSMDEQELEGMLKPFGQVISTRILRDTRGTSRGVGFARMESTEKCEAIITHFNGKYIKTPAGVPAPSDPLLCKFADGGPKKRQNQGKYMQNGRAWPRNGDMGGMALTYDPTTALQNGFYPAPYNITPNRMLAQSALSPYLPSPVSTYQRVTQTSPLQVPNPSWTHHPSYLMQPSGSVLPPAMDQPISLQPASMMGPLTQQLGHLSLSSTGTYVPAAAPVPGAYLSPYTPVPPSAVAAEESGGPQTQVPVDAASDHGLYSFQFSK
- the RBMS2 gene encoding RNA-binding motif, single-stranded-interacting protein 2 isoform X5, which codes for MAPPSPSNSTPNSSSGSNGNDQLSKTNLYIRGLQPGTTDQDLVKLCQSYGKIVSTKAILDKSTNKCKGYGFVDFDSPSAAQKAVTALKASGVQAQMAKQQEQDPTNLYISNLPLSMDEQELEGMLKPFGQVISTRILRDTRGTSRGVGFARMESTEKCEAIITHFNGKYIKTPAGVPAPSDPLLCKFADGGPKKRQNQGKYMQNGRAWPRNGDMGGMALTYDPTTALQNGFYPAPYNITPNRMLAQSALSPYLPSPVSTYQRVTQTSPLQVPNPSWTHHPSYLMQPSGSVLPPAMDQPISLQPASMMGPLTQQLGHLSLSSTGTYVPAAAPVPGAYLSPYTPVPPSAVAAEESGGPQTQVPVDAASDHGLYSFQFSK
- the RBMS2 gene encoding RNA-binding motif, single-stranded-interacting protein 2 isoform X1, with protein sequence MLLSVTSRPGISTFGYNKNNKKPYVSLSQQMAPPSPSNSTPNSSSGSNGNDQLSKTNLYIRGLQPGTTDQDLVKLCQSYGKIVSTKAILDKSTNKCKGYGFVDFDSPSAAQKAVTALKASGVQAQMAKQQEQDPTNLYISNLPLSMDEQELEGMLKPFGQVISTRILRDTRGTSRGVGFARMESTEKCEAIITHFNGKYIKTPAGVPAPSDPLLCKFADGGPKKRQNQGKYMQNGRAWPRNGDMGGMALTYDPTTALQNGFYPAPYNITPNRMLAQSALSPYLPSPVSTYQRVTQTSPLQVPNPSWTHHPSYLMQPSGSVLPPAMDQPISLQPASMMGPLTQQLGHLSLSSTGTYVPAAAPVPGAYLSPYTPVPPSAVAAEESGGPQTQVPVDAASDHGLYSFQFSK
- the RBMS2 gene encoding RNA-binding motif, single-stranded-interacting protein 2 isoform X4, whose protein sequence is MLLSVTSRPGISTFGYNKNNKKPYVSLSQQMAPPSPSNSTPNSSSGSNGNDQLSKTNLYIRGLQPGTTDQDLVKLCQSYGKIVSTKAILDKSTNKCKGYGFVDFDSPSAAQKAVTALKASGVQAQMAKQQEQDPTNLYISNLPLSMDEQELEGMLKPFGQVISTRILRDTRGTSRGVGFARMESTEKCEAIITHFNGKYIKTPAGVPAPSDPLLCKFADGGPKKRQNQGKYMQNGRAWPRNGDMGGMALTYDPTTALQNGFYPAPYNITPNRMLAQSALSPYLPSPVSTYQRVTQTSPLQVPNPSWTHHPSYLMQPSGSVLPPAMDQPISLQPASMMGPLTQQLGHLSLSSTGTESGGPQTQVPVDAASDHGLYSFQFSK
- the RBMS2 gene encoding RNA-binding motif, single-stranded-interacting protein 2 isoform X2; translated protein: MLLSVTSRPGISTFGYNKNNKKPYVSLSQQMAPPSPSNSTPNSSSGSNGNDQLSKTNLYIRGLQPGTTDQDLVKLCQSYGKIVSTKAILDKSTNKCKGYGFVDFDSPSAAQKAVTALKASGVQAQMAKQQEQDPTNLYISNLPLSMDEQELEGMLKPFGQVISTRILRDTRGTSRGVGFARMESTEKCEAIITHFNGKYIKTPAGVPAPSDPLLCKFADGGPKKRQNQGKYMQNGRAWPRNGDMGGMALTYDPTTALQNGFYPAPYNITPNRMLAQSALSPYLPSPVSTYQRVTQTSPLQVPNPSWTHHPSYLMQPSGSVLPPAMDQPISLQPASMMGPLTQQLGHLSLSSTGTLPGSSHTLPRKPHTVLTRRTDARRRALVGLPRWLGGKRQDGRTDGRTGSPGG